GATATTTCTTACTAGGTCATCAATGGTTTTTATTGATGGGAATGAATATTATTTAAAATACCCTACTAAAAAAAATCATATCATTGGATATTGGATTGGAGGCGTTGCATGGTTTGTATTCGGTTATCTTGGCCCTCTGATTATTGCTGTAAGCTCAATTAAATAATTTCCCCAGATGATTGTCTTTATCCTTTGCTATATCTTAATCTAACGAGACTATAGATTTCTAAATCATCACTTTTTAAAAATAATAATATGAATTATTAGAATTGTCCTTATATTATTAATAAAGAATTAAATGTAAGTCGTAAGAAATAAGGTTTAACTCGTTAAGAGGAAGTTCATATCTAACCTGACAAAAAGATCTTTTAATTGAGTTGATAATCCAGCGCTTTCACAAAATCCACAAAAGTGTAAATATTCGAAATTTTCTTGGTTAAATGGGATACTTTCAGCTACGATTATAGAGCGAAATTCCTTTGGGAGTGTGGCGGAATTGGTAGACGCGCCGGACTTAAAATCCGTCGAGCGATTTAGCTCGTGGGGGTTCAAGTCCCCCCACTCCCATAATTTAATTATTTATTTTTAGTGCTTACGATAACATCTAATAATTGTTATGTTTGAACTAAGAAGCCATAAATCAAAATGGAAAATATTTTCAATAATTCTTTCGCTATTTTAATTGCTTATATTCTGGTTATTTCTTTCTATTTATTAGTTATTCCATTATTATTATTCTACTGGATGAATAATAGATGGAATGTTATGGGCAAATTTGAAAGATTAGGAATTTATGGACTAGTATTTCTTTTCTTTCCAGGTTTAATTTTATTTTCTCCATTTTTAAATCTCAGATTAAAAGGAAGCAGTAAAGGTTAAATAATTGACTAAAGGTAAAGTTATACAATTAGGACTATTTGTCTCATTAATAGGATTAATTAGTTATGAAGTATCGCCCCAAATTGGGATTGATAATTTTACAGCAAGTACTATCTCAAGTTGTATCTTAATTCTGATTGTTATTACTTGGGTATCATCTTATGTTTATAGAGTTTTAAATGGAAAAATGACGTTTATGGAACAAAGGAAGCGTTATAGAAAAGAGTATGAAAAAATTGTTAATGATAAACTAGAAACCAAGTTCAATTCATTGTCAAAGGAAGAGCAGGAAAAGCTAATGGAAGATTTAGAAAAAAATCCATAAATTTTCATATAAAAAATCTGAAATTCATGAAAGATAACAAAATGCAAAAGACTAAAAATGAAACTTTATCTAAGGTAGATGAGAAGTTTTATGAGTTAAAAAATAATAAAAAGTTAGCTTTGATGCCTTTCATAATGGCTGGGGACCCCAATATTGAAATAACCTCTGAGATTTTATTAAAGTTACAAGAAAATGGAGCTGACCTTATTGAATTAGGGATTCCATATAGTGATCCTCTTGCAGATGGGCCTATTATTCAACTTGCTGCCTCTCGTGCTTTAAAGTCAGGTACCACCCCAATAAAAGTAATTACACTTTTAGAGTCTCTAAAAGGTAAATTAAATATTCCCATCATACTTTTTTCTTACTTAAATCCTTTATTATCTTTTGGCTTTGAACGGTTTTGTGAGATAGCATCCAATGCTGGAATCTCTGGACTAATAATTCCTGATCTCCCTTTAGAGGAAGCTTATAAATTTTCTAAAATAGTTAGTACCCATTCTATGGACTTGATTTTATTGGTGGCTCCAACTACTCCTTTTGAAAGAATGAAGAAAATATCCAATCATACAAAAGGCTTTACTTATTTAGTAAGTGTTACAGGTGTAACTGGGGAGCGAAGCAAAATGGAAAATAGAGTAGAAAATCTTATTGCAAAATTAAGAAAAGTAAACACTAATCCAATTGCTGTTGGTTTTGGTATATCTACCCCTGAACATGTAATTAAAGTTCGTGAATGGGGAGCAGATGGAGTAATTATAGGAAGCGCATTTGTAAAACGAATTTCTAGTTCAAGTGAAAAAGATGTTGTTGATCATGTTGGTGAATTTTGTAAAGATATGCGTTTAGCAGCCGATCAAAAAAAATAAATATTAAAGATAAAAAATGGATAAAAACACTAATTAGGGGATTTATAAATTAATAATAACTATTAAATTTATTTTTGTTATCTTTTAAGACTCTTCAGTAGGTAATAATCTTATTTGTTTCCTTCCAAGTTTAATTTCGAATTCATCACCTGCTTTTAAATCTAGAAGTGCTGTATATGCTTTCCCAATCAAAAGATTTCCGTTCCCTTGAACTGTAGCTATGTAACTTAGTTTTCTTCCACCTTTGCCAATACCTGCAACTCCAGCATCACCAAGATTAACCCCTTTTGCTTCTAAAAGTGCTTCATAAAATGCAGTGAAATTTAGGCGTTCACCCCCACTTTTCTTGGTGGAAACATATCCACAAGCGCGAACAAGGTCAGACTTGCTAACATCACCAAGTTCTTTGACTTTTGCAAGAAGATCGCTACCAGTCAGCATAATTAATTAAAAGAAAGTTCTTCTTAAATAAGATAGCAATTTGTGTGTAATATATGCAATTATTTAGTATATATTTATCCTATTATTTATCTTTATAAATGGAAAAGTTTGTAGTTTTTGGAAAGTACTGTGAAGATGCAATTATTAAAAGGGAACCATTTCGTGAACAACATCTTAATAGACTTAAAAACTTAAAAGATCGCAATATTTTAGTTACTTTAGGGCCAACAAAATGTAATAAATATTTGTTTGGAATTTTTAATGTTAATAACGAAAATCAATTAAGAGATTTGATTGAGGAAGATATATATTGGGAAAAAGGTATATGGATTAATTATGATATTTATCACTGGGTTCAGGCTCTTTAAATATGAATTATATATTTTGGTAAACTTTATTATTAATTTAAATAAAATTCTTTAAAGGAAATTAAATAAAAATAATATACATTCATAATATTATAATTTAATTATTCATGATATTTTTAGGAATCCATCCTATAGTTATGTATTAAAAGGGTAGTTTTTAAGAGCAATATATTTTCTCTGAATTCTATTTGTAATGCAATAAGATGATTTCTACTTAAAATATGATGTTCAAACAAAATATTTATTTATTAGTATCTTGATTGATCTGGTTTACTAATGAGTCTATATCTAATTGATTATATGGTGGCGTTTGGTTCGTTTCCGGATAATCATTTTTGATATTCTCTATCCAATTTTGTTCAATCTTTATAAGATTTTTTGCAATATTGAACATACCACCTTTTTTATATAAGTCTTTGATTTTTAGAATGATTTCAGAGGTTCTACTTGATTTAATATTTAGTTCATAGGCTAAATCCTTTTGTGTAAATCCATAGGATTTCAACCAATCCTTAATGAACGAGATTAGTTCTTTTTCTTCCTGTTGAGATAATTTACTCATTCAATAAAAAGGGAATAACTTATTGAGCTTGTTTTCTGCTCTTGCTCTTATTGAAGGGGTCATATATTTACTCCATATACTTAGTACTGCTGTGAGGGCTACAAAATCGTCACTAAAACCAACCAATGGCATAAAGTCAGGGAAAAGGTCAAATGGCATAATTAAATAGGCTAGCGCAGCCATTAAGGAAACTCTTACTTGCGCTGGAGTATAAGGGTCTATAGCCATCTCTAAAACTTCTAAGGCAGGCTTAGCAATCGTTCTTCCTGCTTTAATAAGAATCTTGATAATAATATTCTCATCAAATGTTGAACTTTCTAAAACTTCAGCATCATAAATTTTCTCTTGGTTTTTATAATTCTCTTTCATCTTTAATAAATGAAACTCTAAATATTTTACTGGGAATTTTTAGCTAATACTATCAACTAATCCATTCTGTATCCCCGCCTTTCTTAGTTTTCTCAAGGCACGTTGAACGACTTGTCGGCAATATTCCCTACTACAACTCATATGTCTTGCAACTTCAGCTAAAGTTCTCCACTCATTTGAACCATCCAAACCAAATCTCAGACTTACTATCTTTCTTTCTTTTTCAGTTAAATTTGCTTTATCTAATAAATTCCAAGCAGACGCAGTCCTTTCGGCTAATTCAGCTAATTCCATTGGAGCAGTTTGATCACTTGGAAGGATATCAACTAACTCAGAGGGATCTGACTTTGATTTAACAGTACCTTGAAGACTAACAGTAATACTTCTTAATTCGCAAGAAAGGAGTTCCTCAATTTCCTCCTTAGTTATTTTCATTTCTTCAGCCAGCTCATTGTTTGTAGGGGGAATCCCCTTAAGTTGCACAAGCTTTGATCTCGCTGATCTTAATTTTGTAAGTTTTTCATTGATATTAACAGGTATCCTAATAGTTCTACTTTGAGTTGATAATGCTCTATTTAATCCTTGCCTAATCCACCAATATGCATAGGTGGAAAATCTGTGCCCCCTAGATGGATCATATTTTTCTACAGCCCTTGTAAGGCCTAATGTCCCCTCCTGAATTAAGTCCAGCAATTCTAATCCTTTCCCTTGATATCTCTTGGCAAGATTCACAACCAATCTTAGGTTTGCTGTAATCATCTCATTTTTGGCTTTTTCACCAATTTTGATCTTTTTTCTTTCAGCTTCGGAATATTCACAAGCGGGACCTTTACCACCTGCCTCTTGACACCTATTTGAAAGTTGCACCATCTCTTGGACTTTTCTGCCCATAGTGAGTTCTTTTTCGGGGGTCAATAGTTGATGACGCCCTATTTCACCAAGAAAATCGCTTAATGAACTCAAGATTGACCCCAAAAGTTTATATATTTAACTTATAGTTAATTCAGTAATAAGCCATACATGTAATAATTAATTAATATTTAATTAATAATTTTTAATTACTTAATTAATTATTAATTCTGAAATTTTTAGATGAAACTACTATAATAAATTCTAAATTTTAATTATTTAATTTCTTCTTGATTCTAGAACAGCAAGTACATCTCTCCACTCAACACCTTTATGCATAAGGGCTACTTGCAGGTGATAAATTAAATCGGCAGCTTCATTTGAGATGGAATTTTTATCATTATCTTTGCAAGCCATTATAAATTCAGCGGATTCCTCTCCTATTTTTTTTAAAATAGTATTACTACCTTTTGTTAATAAATGATTTGTGTAACTTTTGTCTGAAGGATTTATTGATCTTTCATTAATGGTATTGAATAATTCAGAGCAAATATTTGAGAAGGGAGTTGTTATTTTCTCTTTTTTATAATTTTGATTAATTTGAATTTCGTTGAAAAAACAACTTTTTTCCCCAGTGTGACATGCACCTGAACCATTTTGTTCAATCAAAAGGATTAGTGCATCATTATCGCAGTCAAATCTTATCTCCTTAAGTATTTGGGTACTTCCACTCGTAGCTCCTTTTCTCCAAATTTCAGATCTTGATCTACTCCAGTAATGGACGTTTTTGGTTTCTAGAGTCATTGTCAATGATTCTTTGTTCATCCAAGCAAGCATAAGAATTGATCCGTCAAGCCAATCTTGTGCTATTGCAGGGATTAATCCATAATTATCAAAGCGTAGATCTTCTATCGAAAAATTAGTTGAATAAGTCATTATGTTCGTTATGTTAAATCCTACTCATTGTGTTTTATTAAAAATTATCCTAACAGTTAATTGATGTATATTCATTCTCTGAAATTTTCATGCAGTAAAAGTTACGAGGATTTTCCATGTTCGCATAGGCAATGGCGCCATGAAGGTCACTGCAGATTTGTGCATGGATATTCAAGATCATTCACTTTTTGGTTTACTGCAAAGAAATTAGACCTAAATGGTTTTGTTGTGGACTTTTCAAGTCTAAAGCCCCTTGAAAATAAACTAAAGCAGCAATTTGACCATACTTTCTTGATAAATAAAGATGATCCTTTATTGCATTACTGGGAAAAATTATATGACTTAGATGCTTTAGATCTGCGAATTATGGATAATGTGGGAATGGAATTCACTTCTGAATTGATTTGGAGATGGGCTAATGAATACTTGCATGATAAGGATAAGGGCAGAACATGTTGTTGGAAAACAGAATCAAAAGAAAATAAATCTAATAAAGCAAGTTATGAGAAAATTCCTGAGTGGTTCCAATCTTAGATTAAAGTTATTAAATTTCGAGTAATATAAAAGTCTTTAATTTAGATCTTTAATCAACAATTATCTCTCCATTAACCAGATAAATATTAACCTCGTCTTGATTAAGGTAATTATTATTCAATATATTGTTTGAAATTTTTGTCTCAATTTGTTTTTGAATAATTCTTTTTAAAGGCCTTGCACCATAGGCATTGTCGAAACTATTTTGGACTAGTTGGTTAATTGCCTCATCAGTAATTTTGAATTTTAAGTTTTTTTTGTTAAGTCTATTTTCTAAATTTTGAAGCTGGATTTTTGCAATTTCTTTTATATCACATAATTCTAAATTATTAAAAATAACTATTTCATCAAGTCGATTTAAAAACTCAGGCTTGAAAAATTTTTTAAGTTCAGAATCTACAATTTTTTTAATTTCATTTGTATCTTCTTTCCTAACTGATAAATCATTTATTGATTGACTTCCTAAATTACTTGTGAGAACTATGATTGAATTTTTGAAATTGATTGTACGGCCTTGACTATCAGTAATGATCCCATCATCAAGAACCTGTAAGAGAATATCTAAGATATCTTTGTGAGCCTTTTCTATTTCATCTAGAAGTATCAATGAATAAGGATTTTTGCGTACAGCTTCAGTTAGTTGACCGCCTGATTCGAAACCTAAATATCCAGGCGGCGCACCTATAATTTTGCTAACTGAATGCTTTTCCATATATTCAGACATATCTAGTCTTGTAATTGAAGAATTTGAATCGAATATAATTTCTGCTATTACTTTACTCAGCTCTGTTTTCCCAACACCAGTTGGACCTAAAAAGAGGAAACTGGCTAATGGCTTGCTTGGATCATTTAGACCCGTCCTTGATCTCTTAATGGAATCTGCAACAGCCCTAATTGCACTATCTTGACCAATAATTTTTTCTTTAAGAATCGACTCCAGGCTTAAAAGCTTATCTTTTTCTGACTGGTTCAAGTTCTGTACTGGAATAGAGGTCCACTTTGAGACAACTTCTGCAATATCATCAAAAGTTACCTCTTGCCTTAAAAGACTCGTCTCTCCTTTTTTGTGAGAATATACTAGGGATTCACTTTTCTCTTTTAATTTTTTTTGTAAAGAATTTAAAGTTCCAAATTCCAATTCTGCTGCTTTGTTGAGGTCAAAACTCCTTTTGGCTT
The window above is part of the Prochlorococcus marinus CUG1415 genome. Proteins encoded here:
- the ndhL gene encoding NAD(P)H-quinone oxidoreductase subunit L; amino-acid sequence: MENIFNNSFAILIAYILVISFYLLVIPLLLFYWMNNRWNVMGKFERLGIYGLVFLFFPGLILFSPFLNLRLKGSSKG
- a CDS encoding DUF3007 family protein; its protein translation is MTKGKVIQLGLFVSLIGLISYEVSPQIGIDNFTASTISSCILILIVITWVSSYVYRVLNGKMTFMEQRKRYRKEYEKIVNDKLETKFNSLSKEEQEKLMEDLEKNP
- the trpA gene encoding tryptophan synthase subunit alpha; amino-acid sequence: MKDNKMQKTKNETLSKVDEKFYELKNNKKLALMPFIMAGDPNIEITSEILLKLQENGADLIELGIPYSDPLADGPIIQLAASRALKSGTTPIKVITLLESLKGKLNIPIILFSYLNPLLSFGFERFCEIASNAGISGLIIPDLPLEEAYKFSKIVSTHSMDLILLVAPTTPFERMKKISNHTKGFTYLVSVTGVTGERSKMENRVENLIAKLRKVNTNPIAVGFGISTPEHVIKVREWGADGVIIGSAFVKRISSSSEKDVVDHVGEFCKDMRLAADQKK
- a CDS encoding AbrB family transcriptional regulator, coding for MLTGSDLLAKVKELGDVSKSDLVRACGYVSTKKSGGERLNFTAFYEALLEAKGVNLGDAGVAGIGKGGRKLSYIATVQGNGNLLIGKAYTALLDLKAGDEFEIKLGRKQIRLLPTEES
- a CDS encoding YciI family protein — translated: MEKFVVFGKYCEDAIIKREPFREQHLNRLKNLKDRNILVTLGPTKCNKYLFGIFNVNNENQLRDLIEEDIYWEKGIWINYDIYHWVQAL
- a CDS encoding YkvA family protein; this translates as MKENYKNQEKIYDAEVLESSTFDENIIIKILIKAGRTIAKPALEVLEMAIDPYTPAQVRVSLMAALAYLIMPFDLFPDFMPLVGFSDDFVALTAVLSIWSKYMTPSIRARAENKLNKLFPFY
- a CDS encoding sigma-70 family RNA polymerase sigma factor, translating into MSSLSDFLGEIGRHQLLTPEKELTMGRKVQEMVQLSNRCQEAGGKGPACEYSEAERKKIKIGEKAKNEMITANLRLVVNLAKRYQGKGLELLDLIQEGTLGLTRAVEKYDPSRGHRFSTYAYWWIRQGLNRALSTQSRTIRIPVNINEKLTKLRSARSKLVQLKGIPPTNNELAEEMKITKEEIEELLSCELRSITVSLQGTVKSKSDPSELVDILPSDQTAPMELAELAERTASAWNLLDKANLTEKERKIVSLRFGLDGSNEWRTLAEVARHMSCSREYCRQVVQRALRKLRKAGIQNGLVDSIS
- the hisIE gene encoding bifunctional phosphoribosyl-AMP cyclohydrolase/phosphoribosyl-ATP diphosphatase HisIE, giving the protein MTYSTNFSIEDLRFDNYGLIPAIAQDWLDGSILMLAWMNKESLTMTLETKNVHYWSRSRSEIWRKGATSGSTQILKEIRFDCDNDALILLIEQNGSGACHTGEKSCFFNEIQINQNYKKEKITTPFSNICSELFNTINERSINPSDKSYTNHLLTKGSNTILKKIGEESAEFIMACKDNDKNSISNEAADLIYHLQVALMHKGVEWRDVLAVLESRRN
- a CDS encoding 6-carboxytetrahydropterin synthase gives rise to the protein MYIHSLKFSCSKSYEDFPCSHRQWRHEGHCRFVHGYSRSFTFWFTAKKLDLNGFVVDFSSLKPLENKLKQQFDHTFLINKDDPLLHYWEKLYDLDALDLRIMDNVGMEFTSELIWRWANEYLHDKDKGRTCCWKTESKENKSNKASYEKIPEWFQS